From Triticum aestivum cultivar Chinese Spring chromosome 4A, IWGSC CS RefSeq v2.1, whole genome shotgun sequence, a single genomic window includes:
- the LOC123083900 gene encoding uncharacterized protein, which produces MSKILAVLGVLVVSAPTMVTAARDTAKATGTSTMAAMDAPSQSWLGRIRVVQHHDRCRQQGLQRARYLGAAASVRWQQGLLFGIGCKNSHGLTWSGSGEGDAHGVAALQDGPHQQEGALRKSHMVILVTEDAGQDLVTQSMNLWNLAYIPWFRGSLTTRTNLELLSALAGITTTRPLRRSTGFRTTCVFPCKNVINEQPCQVGQISNPWMDSSN; this is translated from the exons ATGTCCAAGATATTAGCTGTACTGGGCGTGCTGGTAGTCAGTGCACCCACGATGGTTACGGCCGCAAGGGACACGGCTAAGGCTACTGGGACGAGCACCATGGCTGCGATGGATGCCCCGAGCCAGTCGTGGTTGGG CAGGATTCGTGTGGTACAACACCATGACCGATGCAGACAACAAGGCCTTCAACGAGCCAGGTACCTTGGCGCTGCAGCTTCCGTGCGATGGCAGCAGGGGTTGTTGTTCGGCATCGGCTGCAAAAACAGCCATG GCCTCACTTGGTCTGGTTCAGGGGAGGGTGATGCCCATGGTGTGGCTGCATTGCAAGATGGGCCGCATCAACAAGAGGGTGCCCTAAGGAAGAGTCATATGGTCATTTTGGTGACTGAGGATGCTGGACAAGATCTCGTCACCCAAAGCATGAATTTGTGGAACTTGGCATATATTCCTTGGTTCAG GGGCTCGCTGACCACAAGGACCAACTTGGAGCTCCTCTCTGCCCTTGCAG GCATCACGACGACAAGGCCGCTGAGGCGTAGCACGGGTTTTAGAACTACCTGTGTGTTCCCATGCAAGAATG